The Nostoc sp. 'Lobaria pulmonaria (5183) cyanobiont' genome window below encodes:
- a CDS encoding PepSY-associated TM helix domain-containing protein, protein MQVKHFRHLVFTLHRYIGLAVGLIAIIVGLTGSILVFHSEINSFDQQRRISTITPQGKQLPIEVVLNTVKKTYADQPDATLQTIYLPSKPNEPMNVVLKTKENDWTENYVNPYTGAILGNNLKPSFVSKFYEIAYPLHYTLLGGDIGYKFVGIIGLLMSFMSITGIILWPGWRRLISGFKIKWNAHPKRVNFDVHKVAGVVAAVFLIFAFFTGFCWSFSEFINPMIYAATFSKEQPTPVSIPIAGKSALGLKEQLETAQAALPDASPRRIYFPSKPEEALTVSFKLTQEDVDSGESTVYLDQYSGKVLRVDSSLKVSLGDRIINSFVPLHYGTFWGLPSRIFYVFVGLAPLILFITSFVMWRYRYRAKTSVGDRSLEMSQSGRN, encoded by the coding sequence ATGCAAGTTAAACACTTTCGTCATCTAGTTTTTACCCTACACCGCTACATTGGTTTAGCTGTAGGACTGATTGCAATTATCGTTGGCTTGACTGGCTCTATATTGGTCTTCCACTCAGAAATTAACAGCTTCGATCAGCAGCGCCGAATTAGCACAATTACTCCTCAAGGTAAACAACTGCCAATTGAGGTTGTCCTTAACACGGTGAAAAAGACATATGCAGATCAACCAGATGCAACTCTTCAGACGATTTATCTGCCCTCAAAGCCAAATGAGCCGATGAATGTTGTGCTGAAAACCAAGGAAAATGACTGGACAGAAAACTACGTTAACCCTTACACAGGAGCGATTCTCGGCAATAACTTAAAGCCAAGTTTTGTGAGTAAGTTTTATGAAATCGCCTACCCACTCCATTATACTCTTTTAGGCGGTGACATTGGCTATAAGTTTGTGGGCATTATTGGTTTACTGATGTCCTTCATGAGCATTACAGGCATTATCCTTTGGCCCGGTTGGCGCAGGTTGATTTCTGGCTTCAAAATTAAGTGGAATGCTCATCCCAAACGGGTTAACTTTGATGTTCACAAAGTTGCTGGCGTTGTCGCAGCAGTATTTCTGATATTTGCATTCTTTACAGGATTTTGCTGGAGCTTCAGTGAGTTCATCAACCCAATGATTTACGCAGCTACCTTCAGCAAAGAGCAACCAACTCCGGTATCTATTCCCATTGCTGGTAAGTCTGCGCTAGGACTAAAGGAACAATTAGAAACTGCTCAAGCTGCCTTACCGGATGCATCGCCCAGGAGAATTTACTTTCCAAGTAAACCAGAAGAAGCCTTAACAGTTAGCTTTAAGCTGACCCAAGAAGATGTAGACTCTGGTGAAAGCACTGTTTATCTCGACCAGTACAGTGGTAAGGTTTTGCGAGTAGATAGTTCTTTGAAGGTATCATTAGGCGATCGCATCATCAACTCCTTTGTCCCTCTCCACTACGGTACTTTCTGGGGACTGCCATCCCGAATTTTCTACGTCTTTGTTGGACTTGCACCGTTAATTTTGTTTATTACTAGCTTTGTGATGTGGCGGTATCGTTATCGGGCTAAAACTAGTGTAGGCGATCGCTCACTAGAAATGTCACAGTCAGGTCGAAACTAA
- a CDS encoding DUF1206 domain-containing protein, whose product MGWFLIEAARKSNAATAEGLDEVLQTIAQQPNGAWLLGIMALGLIAYGIYTIIQARYRRVVNV is encoded by the coding sequence ATTGGTTGGTTTTTAATTGAAGCAGCAAGGAAATCGAACGCCGCTACCGCAGAAGGTTTAGATGAAGTATTACAGACCATCGCGCAACAACCTAACGGAGCATGGCTTTTGGGTATTATGGCACTAGGTTTAATTGCTTATGGTATTTACACAATAATACAAGCGCGGTATCGTCGGGTAGTTAATGTTTAG
- a CDS encoding DUF1206 domain-containing protein produces MGKFWYNTIYNNSPTTMTQQLTNHVSLWVERLGRFGYVSKGVVYGLVGILAAQAAFGKGGKTTDTQGALQTIVNQPFGKFLLALVAIGLIGYVIWRFVQAIKDPANKGNDAKGLAVRIGYAVNGLIYASLALSAVQIVMGTGSGKNSSDSTEDWTARLLSQPFGQWLVGTGGVLIIALGFYQFYQAFSGKFRKELNLIELSNTEAQWVMRISRFGLAARGIVFCIIYWLVFN; encoded by the coding sequence GTGGGTAAATTTTGGTATAATACTATATATAATAATTCTCCAACTACCATGACACAACAGTTGACAAACCATGTTTCATTGTGGGTTGAGCGACTGGGACGATTTGGCTATGTTTCCAAAGGAGTTGTTTACGGTCTAGTTGGAATACTGGCAGCACAGGCGGCTTTTGGCAAGGGTGGTAAAACAACTGATACCCAAGGCGCTCTCCAAACAATTGTCAACCAGCCATTTGGTAAATTTTTGTTGGCTTTAGTTGCAATTGGTTTAATTGGATATGTAATCTGGCGGTTTGTACAGGCAATTAAAGACCCAGCAAATAAAGGTAATGATGCCAAAGGTTTGGCAGTGCGAATTGGTTACGCAGTTAACGGCTTGATTTATGCAAGTTTAGCCTTAAGTGCTGTGCAAATCGTGATGGGTACAGGCAGCGGTAAAAATAGTAGTGATTCCACTGAAGATTGGACAGCACGTTTACTTTCTCAACCCTTTGGTCAATGGTTAGTTGGAACTGGGGGGGTGTTGATAATTGCTCTAGGTTTTTATCAATTTTATCAAGCTTTTAGTGGCAAATTTCGTAAAGAACTCAATTTAATTGAGTTAAGCAACACAGAAGCCCAATGGGTAATGAGAATTTCCAGATTTGGTTTAGCGGCACGGGGTATAGTATTTTGCATTATTTATTGGTTGGTTTTTAATTGA
- a CDS encoding alpha/beta fold hydrolase: MSLIENSWKHEYITTNGVKLHYVTQGEGPLMLMLHGFPEFWYSWRHQIPEFAQHFKVVAIDLRGYNNSDKPQEQSAYVMDELIKDVEGIIKGLGYQKCVLVGHDWGGAIAWAFAYAYPEMVEQLIILNMPHPAKFAQGLRTPQQLQRSYYIFLFQLPWIPELFLQSSDYQAIETIFKGTAVNKSAFTKADIDAYKDAAAKRGALTAMLNYYRNVFQQRMLNLNRGVLEVPTLIIWGENDTALGKELTYDTSAYVRDFQIKYIPNCGHWVQQEQPEFVNQYMREFLRT, from the coding sequence ATGTCTCTAATAGAAAATTCTTGGAAACACGAATATATAACTACTAATGGGGTGAAGCTACACTACGTCACCCAAGGTGAAGGCCCCTTAATGTTGATGTTGCATGGGTTTCCTGAATTTTGGTATTCTTGGCGGCATCAAATACCAGAATTTGCCCAACATTTTAAAGTAGTTGCCATTGACTTGCGTGGCTACAACAACAGTGATAAACCACAGGAGCAATCAGCTTATGTCATGGATGAGTTGATTAAAGATGTTGAAGGAATAATTAAAGGATTAGGATACCAAAAATGTGTATTAGTTGGACATGATTGGGGTGGTGCGATCGCTTGGGCCTTTGCTTATGCTTATCCCGAAATGGTAGAGCAATTAATTATCCTTAATATGCCTCATCCTGCCAAATTTGCCCAAGGCTTACGTACTCCCCAACAGTTGCAGCGAAGTTACTATATCTTCCTCTTTCAACTACCTTGGATACCAGAATTATTCTTACAATCTTCAGACTACCAAGCAATTGAAACAATTTTTAAAGGTACAGCAGTTAACAAGAGTGCTTTCACTAAAGCGGATATTGACGCATATAAAGATGCTGCTGCAAAACGCGGTGCCCTCACAGCAATGTTGAACTACTACCGCAATGTTTTTCAGCAGAGAATGCTAAATCTAAATAGGGGCGTTCTGGAAGTGCCAACACTGATTATATGGGGAGAAAACGACACTGCACTTGGCAAGGAACTAACATACGATACCTCCGCTTATGTCAGGGATTTTCAAATCAAATACATTCCTAATTGTGGCCATTGGGTGCAGCAAGAACAGCCGGAATTTGTTAATCAGTATATGCGAGAATTTCTGAGGACTTAA
- a CDS encoding pentapeptide repeat-containing protein, translating to MKLQLLAAMALATPLFFASSVRAENPQDLQKLLSTGECVKCELSGANLSGAHLIGADLRGSKLQGANLVGANLEGADLTGANLAGANLTSAYVTNVNLKQVNLNGVNFTRATIHDSNVYQASMNDLNLTDAEIFNTGIGIGGEDAEIPDWK from the coding sequence ATGAAACTCCAGCTATTAGCGGCCATGGCCTTAGCAACACCCCTATTTTTCGCTAGCTCGGTTAGAGCCGAGAATCCACAGGATTTACAAAAGCTGCTTTCAACTGGGGAATGTGTTAAGTGCGAACTATCAGGAGCTAACCTCAGTGGCGCTCATTTAATTGGTGCTGACTTGAGAGGCTCGAAGCTGCAAGGAGCTAACCTTGTAGGAGCTAACCTCGAAGGTGCTGACTTAACTGGTGCAAACTTAGCAGGTGCTAACCTAACATCTGCTTATGTAACCAATGTGAATTTGAAGCAAGTTAATCTCAACGGAGTAAATTTTACTCGTGCTACGATTCACGATTCTAATGTGTATCAAGCATCAATGAACGATCTAAATCTTACTGATGCGGAAATATTTAACACCGGAATCGGGATTGGTGGAGAAGACGCTGAAATTCCCGATTGGAAATAG
- a CDS encoding MFS transporter, with product MYTLSHNPYFFVSVQILDGIESGIFGVLSVLMVADFTNGTGRFNVSQGMLNTTISVGAGLSNVLARFVVKSAGYNVGFLILAAIAVVALAVFWFCVPETKTGVNRKASHQKHLAKS from the coding sequence CTGTATACGCTTTCGCACAATCCTTATTTTTTCGTTTCTGTGCAAATTCTGGATGGTATTGAAAGCGGGATTTTTGGTGTGCTTTCCGTATTGATGGTAGCTGATTTTACTAACGGCACAGGACGTTTTAATGTTAGCCAAGGGATGCTCAACACTACCATTAGTGTTGGTGCAGGTTTGAGCAACGTGCTGGCTAGGTTTGTGGTTAAAAGTGCTGGTTACAATGTTGGTTTTTTGATCTTAGCAGCGATCGCAGTTGTGGCTTTAGCAGTTTTTTGGTTCTGTGTACCTGAAACAAAAACAGGAGTTAATAGAAAGGCATCACATCAAAAGCATTTAGCGAAATCATGA
- a CDS encoding DUF2358 domain-containing protein, which produces MEKVINTLKEDLPTLFEKDISYQIYTQDIYFKDPVNTFKYKFNYRIIFWTLRFHARLFFTQSYFDVHEVYQSDEDTILAKWTVRGVLRVPWKAGLLFNGYSTYKLNPNNLIYEHIDTWDRKPGEILRQFWQRQEDR; this is translated from the coding sequence ATGGAAAAGGTAATTAATACTTTAAAAGAAGACTTACCAACACTTTTTGAAAAAGATATCTCGTATCAAATTTATACACAGGATATCTATTTTAAAGACCCGGTAAATACATTTAAATATAAATTTAACTATCGCATTATATTTTGGACTTTACGATTTCACGCTCGGTTATTTTTTACTCAGAGTTACTTTGATGTGCATGAGGTTTATCAGTCAGATGAAGACACAATTCTAGCAAAGTGGACGGTGCGGGGAGTGTTGCGCGTTCCCTGGAAAGCTGGGTTGCTTTTTAATGGCTATTCGACGTATAAACTCAATCCAAATAATTTGATATACGAGCATATAGACACCTGGGATAGAAAACCAGGGGAGATTTTACGGCAGTTTTGGCAAAGGCAAGAAGATCGCTAA
- a CDS encoding TonB-dependent receptor plug domain-containing protein, which yields MIQNAGNLFLEVYTPLRDIPQSIQVIPRQVLEDRNVKTVTEAVETISGVGSADTNFNSPAGSYIIRGFEQGGNFRNG from the coding sequence TTGATTCAAAATGCAGGGAATCTTTTCTTAGAGGTTTACACCCCTTTGCGCGATATTCCCCAATCAATTCAGGTCATACCGCGACAGGTGCTAGAAGACCGCAATGTGAAAACTGTGACCGAGGCAGTGGAAACGATCAGTGGTGTTGGCAGTGCAGATACCAATTTTAATTCACCTGCCGGAAGCTATATTATCAGAGGATTTGAACAAGGAGGAAATTTCCGAAATGGCTGA
- a CDS encoding TonB-dependent receptor, with protein MKNSWLYSGFQLWLLLSISGCLSALVVMPASAQVKSENNVDSRTSSNLTTLLKVGRGNAKGGLRRNNYPIIRQLSEVEPPITNAQLLLVQSPTPQITPTSEIVPITSVKANPTAQGVEIILQTPQGTQLQVRNRSTGNNFIADISGGQLRLPSDEAFTFRSEKPSAGITEITVTNIDANTVRVTVVGEKALPTVELFDDDAGLVFGITSATIATQPPQQPQTPQTQEKPSSETPQEKPAAQDEPIELVVTGEQDGYNVQNATTATRTDTPLRDIPQSIQVIPNQVIKDQGVNRLQDAVRNNAPGVSQYFGQNQNFVIRGFRQDFNLINGFRSGVRAPADVDLANIERIEVLRGPASVLFGQLQPGGVINTVTKQPLSEPYYNVNFTGGQFSFYRSELDLSEPLTDDGNLRYRLNTAYQNNGSFRDFVSEQRFSVAPVLQWNISKNTTLTVDFSYTYNDPQLDYGVLALSDGSLVLPINRALFYPSLDRYTEEQYQASYRFEHKFSDNWQLRNGLSFSNTSSSGGYTYVENDFRDDRFLDRLYADGVSIAQSYQMQTDLIGKFATGSIQHQLLVGFDLSRTTDYFTFGTALLPTIDIFNPNYNVTRPNVQIENYGTTFTDTLGIYIQDQIDITENLHLLVGGRFDFIDQYDTLGTFSQADQAFSPRVGIVYQPIKPISLYASYSQSFNPVIGRSRTQEIFEPERGNQYEVGIKADISNKLSATLAAFQITKSNVLTSDPVDPINFSIQIGEQRSRGVEFTIGGEILPGWNIIAGYAYTDARVTEDNDIPVGELLQNVPKNAANLWTTYELQSGDYKGLGFGFGLVFVGEQQGDFPNSNFQVPSYVRADAALFYRRDNWRVGINVNNLFDTEYYETASRRTLVYPGAPFNVQATISYEF; from the coding sequence ATGAAAAATTCGTGGTTATATAGCGGTTTTCAGTTGTGGCTGTTACTGAGTATTTCAGGATGTTTGAGTGCTTTAGTAGTTATGCCTGCATCGGCACAAGTGAAATCAGAAAATAATGTCGATTCCCGTACTTCCAGCAACCTTACTACCCTTTTGAAAGTTGGCAGGGGCAATGCCAAAGGCGGGCTACGCCGAAACAATTATCCTATAATTCGACAACTAAGCGAAGTTGAACCCCCCATTACCAATGCCCAACTGTTACTAGTGCAGTCGCCCACGCCACAAATAACACCAACTTCAGAAATAGTACCAATAACGTCCGTTAAAGCAAATCCCACTGCTCAAGGTGTAGAGATAATTTTACAGACTCCTCAAGGGACTCAACTGCAAGTCAGAAATCGCAGTACGGGTAATAATTTTATTGCCGACATATCTGGTGGGCAGTTGCGTTTACCGTCAGATGAGGCTTTTACATTTCGTTCCGAGAAACCTAGTGCGGGAATTACTGAAATAACAGTTACCAATATTGATGCAAACACTGTCCGAGTGACGGTAGTAGGTGAGAAGGCTTTGCCCACAGTTGAATTATTTGATGATGATGCCGGGTTGGTTTTTGGTATAACTTCGGCTACAATAGCGACACAGCCACCACAGCAACCCCAAACACCGCAAACTCAAGAAAAGCCTTCTAGTGAGACACCGCAAGAGAAACCAGCAGCACAGGATGAGCCGATTGAGTTGGTAGTGACAGGGGAGCAGGATGGCTATAATGTGCAAAATGCGACAACAGCGACAAGAACCGATACCCCCTTGCGAGACATTCCCCAGTCAATTCAAGTCATTCCCAATCAGGTGATTAAAGATCAGGGCGTGAATCGACTGCAAGATGCAGTGCGAAATAATGCTCCGGGTGTCTCACAGTATTTTGGTCAAAATCAAAATTTTGTTATTCGCGGATTTAGACAAGATTTCAACCTCATAAATGGGTTTCGTAGCGGTGTCAGAGCACCCGCGGATGTGGATCTTGCGAATATAGAACGCATTGAGGTGTTACGCGGACCGGCATCGGTTTTGTTTGGGCAATTGCAGCCCGGAGGCGTGATCAACACGGTGACGAAACAGCCTCTGAGTGAGCCTTATTATAATGTCAACTTCACAGGGGGGCAGTTCAGCTTTTACCGTTCAGAGCTTGATCTTTCAGAACCCTTAACTGATGACGGCAATTTGCGGTATCGGCTTAATACAGCCTATCAAAACAATGGCAGTTTTCGAGACTTTGTGAGTGAGCAGCGCTTTTCTGTGGCTCCTGTCCTGCAATGGAATATCAGCAAAAATACGACCTTAACGGTTGACTTCTCCTATACCTATAACGATCCACAGCTTGATTATGGTGTATTAGCCCTCAGTGATGGTTCTCTGGTGCTGCCGATTAATCGAGCCTTGTTCTATCCATCCCTGGACAGGTATACCGAGGAGCAATATCAGGCGAGTTACCGATTTGAGCATAAGTTCAGTGATAACTGGCAGCTTCGCAATGGACTTTCTTTCTCTAATACATCTTCCTCTGGTGGCTATACATACGTAGAAAATGACTTCCGTGATGATCGCTTTCTTGATAGACTCTATGCGGATGGGGTTTCCATAGCCCAGAGCTATCAAATGCAGACCGATCTAATTGGGAAATTTGCCACGGGTTCCATTCAGCATCAGTTATTAGTCGGGTTTGATCTTAGTCGCACTACCGACTATTTCACGTTTGGTACTGCTTTATTACCGACAATCGATATCTTCAACCCAAATTACAATGTTACTCGACCAAATGTCCAAATCGAGAACTATGGCACAACTTTCACAGACACCCTGGGTATCTATATTCAGGATCAGATTGACATTACCGAGAATTTACACTTGCTAGTCGGTGGACGCTTTGACTTCATCGATCAGTACGATACTTTGGGAACCTTTTCTCAGGCGGATCAAGCGTTCAGTCCTCGTGTGGGCATTGTCTATCAGCCTATTAAACCGATTTCTCTATATGCCAGCTACAGTCAATCGTTTAATCCGGTGATTGGGCGATCGCGAACTCAAGAAATCTTTGAGCCTGAGCGAGGCAACCAATACGAAGTTGGCATCAAAGCAGACATCAGCAATAAGCTGTCTGCCACGTTAGCTGCTTTTCAGATTACTAAGAGCAATGTGCTAACCAGTGACCCTGTTGATCCGATCAATTTCTCGATCCAAATCGGTGAGCAACGCAGTCGAGGAGTTGAGTTCACCATTGGGGGGGAAATCTTACCGGGATGGAATATCATTGCAGGCTATGCTTATACCGATGCGCGAGTCACCGAAGACAATGACATTCCAGTGGGTGAACTTTTGCAGAACGTTCCCAAAAACGCGGCGAACCTGTGGACAACCTACGAACTTCAAAGCGGTGACTACAAAGGATTAGGCTTTGGATTTGGGCTAGTCTTTGTGGGCGAACAGCAAGGCGATTTTCCCAACAGCAATTTCCAGGTTCCCAGTTACGTCCGTGCTGATGCTGCCTTGTTTTACCGCCGAGACAACTGGAGAGTTGGGATCAACGTGAATAATCTTTTTGATACAGAATACTATGAGACTGCTTCCAGACGAACCCTCGTCTATCCAGGCGCACCGTTTAATGTGCAGGCAACGATTTCCTACGAGTTCTAA
- a CDS encoding glycoside hydrolase family 10 protein, with protein sequence MAIIETRGIWLTTTDSKVLRSKERIAEAMDFLAETGFNVVFPVVWNKAVTLYPSQTMRQTFGVEIDPIFIGRDPLEEVVIEARRVGLKVIPWFEYGFASSYNLNGGVLLQKKPEWAARDYNGNLLKKNGFEWLNALDLQVQEFLLNLVLEVANNYDIDGVQGDDRFPALPSEGGYDRGTITRYRQEFDRNPPENPKNRQWLQWRADMLTEFLARLYREVKAVNPNLLVAIAPNIYDWAFQEYLQDSPTWLKRGIVDMIQPQIYRRDFRSYAAIADKLVNQQFTDVTLPKLAPGILMKLGSYCISSEYLVQAIEYNRQLGIQGEVFFFYEGLRENNNTLAKVLRNGPYAKSASFPTLLDLSAGRVSYKRTFSIWPRVENLLKKIF encoded by the coding sequence ATGGCAATAATAGAAACCCGTGGTATCTGGCTGACTACTACTGATAGTAAAGTTCTCAGATCGAAGGAACGCATTGCCGAGGCAATGGATTTCCTAGCCGAGACGGGATTTAATGTGGTGTTTCCTGTTGTTTGGAATAAGGCAGTAACTTTATATCCTAGTCAAACAATGCGGCAGACTTTTGGAGTTGAGATTGACCCAATCTTTATAGGTCGCGACCCTTTAGAAGAAGTGGTAATTGAAGCGCGGCGAGTTGGGTTGAAAGTTATTCCTTGGTTTGAATACGGTTTTGCCAGTTCTTACAATTTGAATGGTGGTGTACTTTTACAGAAAAAACCGGAATGGGCTGCGCGTGATTATAACGGCAATTTACTGAAGAAAAACGGCTTTGAGTGGTTGAATGCCCTTGACCTACAGGTGCAGGAATTTTTGTTAAACTTGGTGCTGGAAGTTGCAAATAATTACGATATTGATGGTGTTCAAGGTGACGATCGCTTCCCGGCATTACCCTCTGAAGGTGGCTATGATCGGGGAACTATCACCCGCTATCGCCAGGAATTCGATCGCAATCCGCCAGAGAATCCCAAGAATAGGCAATGGTTACAGTGGCGTGCAGATATGCTGACTGAGTTTTTGGCGCGTCTCTATCGGGAGGTGAAAGCGGTGAATCCTAATTTATTAGTAGCGATCGCACCTAATATTTATGATTGGGCATTCCAGGAATATCTGCAAGACTCGCCCACATGGCTGAAGCGGGGAATAGTTGATATGATTCAGCCGCAGATTTATCGCCGTGACTTTAGGAGTTATGCTGCGATCGCTGATAAACTGGTAAACCAGCAGTTCACAGATGTGACCTTGCCGAAGTTAGCACCGGGAATTTTGATGAAGCTTGGCTCTTATTGTATTAGTTCAGAATATCTAGTGCAGGCAATTGAATACAATCGCCAACTTGGTATTCAAGGAGAGGTATTCTTTTTTTACGAAGGTTTGCGAGAGAATAACAATACCCTAGCTAAAGTTTTGCGAAATGGCCCTTATGCTAAGTCTGCATCATTTCCTACTCTGTTAGATTTGAGTGCGGGTCGCGTGAGTTATAAGAGGACATTTTCAATTTGGCCAAGAGTGGAAAATTTGTTAAAAAAGATTTTTTAA
- a CDS encoding PepSY-associated TM helix domain-containing protein: protein MDNSYIFALARVRHGVVYRRRHPNRRAVTPAANFISDRNTSSRTIPCPVPTLFIALKSVALTLYSLELFLVQFESVVDTVKAAYNKVPELKVQTIYTPKKPDAPYQLNLEPPQGETTEVYVNPYTGAIIGSRISDRTFTTFTLELHEQLLAGETGTQIMGVAALLLFILSLTGIILWPGWRKLISGFKIKWKNAHPKRVNFDIHKVAGIIAAVFLTFTGFTGFYLNFRGFVTPIIYTVTFTPNPPDPVSQPIAGSTALSLTQLLQLADAALPNTVTTAVYLPQTPEAAIYIRKKYSHEEAILGRSGVYLDQYTGKTIQIEDALKKSLGDKVLDSFILLHFGTFGGLPTRILYIFVGLAPLILFVTGCVMWWYRYRAKTVVSRTIDISQSGQN, encoded by the coding sequence TTGGACAACTCCTACATCTTTGCACTGGCTAGAGTCAGGCACGGTGTAGTTTACCGCCGCAGGCATCCCAACAGGCGGGCGGTTACGCCCGCAGCAAACTTCATTAGCGATCGCAACACTTCATCAAGGACAATCCCCTGCCCCGTCCCGACACTGTTTATAGCTTTAAAATCTGTAGCGCTTACCCTGTATAGCTTAGAGCTTTTCTTAGTGCAATTCGAGTCAGTAGTAGATACCGTTAAGGCAGCATACAACAAAGTGCCAGAACTCAAAGTTCAAACCATCTACACACCAAAAAAACCAGATGCTCCTTATCAACTCAACCTCGAACCTCCACAAGGCGAAACCACAGAAGTCTATGTCAATCCCTACACTGGCGCAATTATAGGCAGCCGTATTAGCGATCGCACATTCACGACATTCACCCTTGAACTACATGAACAACTGCTCGCTGGCGAAACTGGAACTCAAATAATGGGAGTAGCTGCACTATTACTATTCATCCTCAGCCTTACAGGTATCATCCTCTGGCCCGGATGGAGAAAACTCATTTCTGGTTTTAAGATCAAATGGAAAAATGCACATCCCAAACGAGTCAACTTTGATATCCATAAAGTAGCAGGAATTATTGCTGCTGTGTTTCTGACTTTCACAGGGTTTACTGGATTCTATTTGAATTTTAGAGGCTTCGTTACACCGATTATTTATACTGTTACTTTCACTCCTAATCCACCTGACCCGGTTTCCCAACCCATTGCTGGCTCAACGGCGTTAAGCCTAACACAATTGCTGCAACTCGCAGATGCCGCCCTACCAAACACCGTTACCACTGCTGTTTATTTACCTCAGACCCCGGAAGCAGCTATCTATATACGTAAGAAATATTCTCATGAAGAGGCAATCTTAGGTCGTTCAGGTGTGTACCTAGACCAATACACAGGTAAGACTATTCAGATCGAAGATGCACTCAAGAAATCTCTGGGCGACAAAGTTTTAGACTCATTTATACTATTGCATTTTGGTACTTTTGGCGGCTTACCAACACGTATACTCTACATCTTCGTGGGACTTGCACCATTAATTCTGTTTGTTACTGGTTGTGTGATGTGGTGGTATCGTTATCGGGCAAAAACTGTAGTTAGCCGCACAATAGATATATCACAGTCAGGTCAAAATTAA
- a CDS encoding helix-turn-helix transcriptional regulator, with protein sequence MTITMTAQEEEELWDEVAQSVICDAISEPFEFTLDVPKQLGKGSSRAVQVHPEIWLAIMDYEYHNDVIIQISEWEHPLQFGVLLSGSVIDEYGGKVGEGYTCISGSGIQRQMSIKIPQPRRVGVDIHMSPDVLRTFFPTTDGEILPQLRFLAKGDDWQTLVYPEITPTIQGVVQQIINCPYHGVTKRMYLQAKVLELMTLQLTPILAHQEGLQPLPRLKSGTIARIHHAREILHSNLENPPLLLELAQMVGISDRTLRRGFQELFGTTVFRYLTDKRMEWAEQLLRQGNTTVGEVAHQVGYSEQGRFASAFKRRFGIMPSECLSGKKSVSD encoded by the coding sequence ATGACTATTACCATGACAGCGCAGGAAGAAGAGGAACTGTGGGATGAGGTTGCCCAGAGTGTTATATGTGATGCTATCTCAGAACCCTTTGAATTCACTTTGGATGTGCCTAAGCAATTAGGTAAAGGTAGTTCTCGCGCTGTACAAGTCCATCCTGAAATTTGGCTGGCGATTATGGACTATGAATATCATAATGATGTCATCATACAAATTTCCGAATGGGAACATCCCTTGCAATTTGGCGTTTTGCTTTCAGGCAGCGTCATAGATGAATACGGAGGAAAAGTTGGAGAAGGATACACTTGTATCTCTGGTAGTGGTATCCAACGCCAAATGTCGATTAAAATTCCGCAACCGCGACGTGTGGGTGTGGACATTCATATGTCCCCTGATGTGTTGAGAACCTTTTTCCCGACAACAGATGGAGAAATTTTGCCCCAGTTGCGTTTTTTAGCAAAGGGTGATGATTGGCAAACTTTAGTTTACCCAGAAATTACACCAACTATCCAAGGAGTGGTACAACAAATTATTAATTGTCCTTACCACGGTGTAACCAAACGGATGTATTTGCAAGCGAAGGTTTTGGAATTGATGACATTGCAACTAACCCCGATTTTGGCACATCAGGAGGGATTGCAACCATTACCGAGATTAAAGTCAGGAACTATTGCCAGAATCCATCATGCTAGAGAAATTTTGCACTCTAATTTAGAAAATCCACCCTTATTACTAGAATTAGCACAGATGGTAGGAATAAGCGATCGCACTCTCAGACGCGGATTTCAGGAACTCTTTGGCACAACAGTATTTCGCTACCTGACAGACAAGCGCATGGAGTGGGCAGAACAGTTATTACGTCAGGGAAACACCACTGTTGGCGAGGTTGCCCACCAAGTCGGTTATTCTGAGCAAGGACGCTTTGCATCTGCTTTTAAACGTAGATTCGGTATCATGCCGAGTGAATGTTTATCTGGGAAAAAGTCCGTTTCGGACTGA